In one window of Azotobacter salinestris DNA:
- a CDS encoding four-helix bundle copper-binding protein, translating into MNASMYESCIQACSHCAWACETCAASCLREDNVQMMARCIALDMDCADFCKMAATLMARGSDYAQAFCRQCAQVCRACGEECARHEAEHCQRCAQACRACAEECERMAA; encoded by the coding sequence ATGAATGCTTCCATGTACGAATCCTGCATCCAGGCCTGCAGCCACTGCGCCTGGGCCTGCGAGACCTGTGCGGCGTCCTGTCTGCGCGAGGACAACGTGCAGATGATGGCGCGCTGCATCGCCCTGGACATGGATTGCGCCGACTTCTGCAAGATGGCGGCCACCCTGATGGCGCGGGGCAGCGACTATGCCCAGGCCTTCTGCCGGCAATGCGCGCAGGTCTGCCGTGCCTGCGGCGAGGAATGCGCCCGGCACGAGGCCGAGCACTGCCAGCGCTGCGCTCAGGCCTGCCGGGCATGTGCCGAGGAGTGCGAACGGATGGCCGCCTGA
- a CDS encoding SMI1/KNR4 family protein, with the protein MEDVIDQLRELNEPVPVPLELPDEDLLVEIEEQLLINLPFELREFLLKVSDVVYGGLEPVTVTDPQSHTYLPEVAAVAWDQGVPRDLVPLCQAGDDYYVVDIEGQVLLWSGDSGELTDESWDSVWHWVKDVWLES; encoded by the coding sequence GTGGAAGACGTCATCGACCAACTGCGCGAGCTGAACGAGCCCGTGCCGGTACCCCTGGAGCTGCCCGACGAAGACCTGCTGGTGGAGATCGAGGAGCAGCTTCTGATCAACCTGCCCTTCGAGCTGCGCGAGTTCCTGCTCAAGGTCAGCGACGTGGTCTACGGCGGCCTGGAGCCGGTGACCGTGACCGATCCCCAGTCGCACACCTACCTGCCGGAAGTCGCCGCGGTCGCCTGGGACCAGGGCGTGCCGCGCGACCTGGTGCCGCTGTGCCAGGCCGGCGACGACTACTACGTGGTGGACATCGAGGGCCAGGTGCTGCTGTGGAGCGGCGACAGCGGCGAGCTGACCGACGAGAGCTGGGATTCGGTGTGGCACTGGGTGAAGGACGTCTGGCTCGAGAGCTGA
- a CDS encoding nucleoside recognition domain-containing protein — MLNGLWLGFFLIAALTAFGRWLLGGEPAVFAAMVDSLFAMARLAVEVMILLFGTLTLWLGFLRIAEQAGLVERLARLLGPLFRRLMPEVPPGHPALGLITLNFAANGLGLDNAATPIGLKAMRALQELNPSGNTASNAQILFLVLNASSLTLLPVSIFMYRAQQGADDPTLVFLPILLATSASSLAGLLAVAFMQRLKLRDPVVLAYLLPGALLLGAFMTVLAGLSSTALSALSSLLGNLVLFSLILLFLVLGALRKVAVYEHFVEGAREGFEVARSLLPYLVAMLCAVGVLRASGALDYALEGLRWLAGAAGWDVRFIDALPTALVKPFSGSAARAMLIETMQTHGVDSFPALVAATVQGSTETTFYVLAVYFGAVGIQRARHAVGCALLADFCGVLAAIGVCYWFFG; from the coding sequence ATGCTCAACGGCCTCTGGCTGGGTTTTTTCCTGATCGCCGCGCTGACCGCCTTCGGGCGCTGGCTGCTGGGTGGCGAGCCTGCGGTGTTCGCCGCCATGGTCGACAGCCTGTTCGCCATGGCCAGGCTGGCGGTGGAAGTGATGATCCTGCTGTTCGGCACCCTCACCCTCTGGCTGGGCTTTCTGCGCATCGCCGAACAGGCCGGGCTGGTGGAGCGCCTGGCGCGGCTGCTCGGCCCGCTGTTCCGCCGGCTGATGCCGGAGGTGCCGCCCGGTCATCCGGCGCTCGGGCTGATCACCCTCAACTTCGCCGCCAACGGCCTGGGCCTGGACAACGCCGCCACGCCGATCGGCCTCAAGGCGATGCGCGCCCTGCAGGAGCTCAACCCGAGCGGCAACACGGCGAGCAACGCGCAGATCCTCTTTCTGGTGCTCAACGCCTCCTCGCTGACCCTGCTGCCGGTGTCGATCTTCATGTACCGCGCCCAGCAGGGCGCCGACGACCCGACCCTGGTGTTCCTGCCGATCCTGCTGGCGACCAGTGCCTCGAGCCTGGCCGGCCTGCTCGCCGTGGCCTTCATGCAGCGGCTGAAGCTGCGCGACCCGGTGGTGCTCGCCTACCTGCTGCCCGGCGCACTGCTGCTCGGCGCCTTCATGACTGTGCTCGCCGGGCTCTCGTCCACGGCGCTGTCCGCGCTGTCCTCGCTGCTCGGCAACCTGGTGCTGTTCAGCCTGATCCTGCTGTTCCTGGTGCTGGGGGCGCTGCGCAAGGTGGCGGTCTACGAGCACTTCGTCGAGGGCGCCAGGGAGGGCTTCGAGGTGGCGAGGAGCCTTCTGCCCTATCTGGTCGCCATGCTCTGCGCGGTGGGCGTGCTGCGCGCCTCGGGGGCGCTGGACTACGCGCTGGAGGGCCTGCGCTGGCTGGCCGGGGCGGCCGGCTGGGACGTGCGCTTCATCGATGCCCTGCCCACCGCGCTGGTCAAGCCGTTCTCCGGCAGCGCGGCACGCGCCATGCTGATCGAGACCATGCAGACCCACGGTGTGGACAGCTTCCCCGCGCTGGTCGCCGCCACCGTGCAGGGCAGCACCGAGACCACCTTCTACGTGCTCGCCGTGTACTTCGGCGCGGTCGGCATCCAGCGTGCCCGCCACGCGGTCGGCTGCGCCCTGCTGGCGGACTTCTGCGGCGTGCTGGCGGCGATCGGCGTGTGCTACTGGTTCTTCGGCTGA
- the wrbA gene encoding NAD(P)H:quinone oxidoreductase, with the protein MKKILVLYYSMYGHIERMAEAVAEGARSVPGVEVTLKRVPETMPEEVARKAGAKLDQAAPVADPKELADYDAILFGTPTRFGNMAGQMRNFLDQTGGLWVSGALVGKFASVFTSTGSGGGSETTITSFWHTLAHQGMVIVGLPYVLPELSDISELRGGSPYGAATIAGADGSRQPSEKELILASFQGAHVARLTVRMQ; encoded by the coding sequence ATGAAGAAGATTCTCGTCCTCTATTACTCCATGTACGGTCACATCGAGCGCATGGCCGAAGCGGTGGCCGAGGGCGCGCGCAGCGTGCCGGGGGTGGAGGTGACCCTCAAGCGGGTGCCCGAGACCATGCCCGAGGAGGTGGCGCGCAAGGCCGGCGCCAAGCTGGACCAGGCGGCGCCGGTGGCCGACCCGAAGGAGCTGGCCGACTACGACGCCATCCTGTTCGGCACGCCGACACGCTTCGGCAACATGGCCGGGCAGATGCGCAACTTCCTCGACCAGACCGGCGGCCTGTGGGTCAGCGGCGCCCTGGTCGGCAAGTTCGCCAGCGTGTTCACCAGCACCGGCAGCGGCGGCGGCTCGGAAACCACCATCACCTCGTTCTGGCACACCCTGGCGCACCAGGGCATGGTGATCGTCGGCCTGCCCTACGTGCTGCCGGAACTGAGCGACATCAGCGAGCTGCGCGGCGGCTCGCCCTACGGCGCGGCGACCATCGCCGGGGCGGACGGCTCGCGCCAGCCGAGCGAGAAGGAACTGATCCTGGCCAGCTTCCAGGGCGCCCACGTGGCGCGCCTGACGGTGCGCATGCAATAG
- a CDS encoding sensor domain-containing diguanylate cyclase: MHHLDLRRLILLLTITATLLTFLNSFHASYQTLHRQLIAQTLEANRAYAAKLAHSTDNFLQAAQQQLAYSAGLLPGVLDREERLDAEVARLKEQTGTFNGIFVVNTDGRVLATAPSGLGLAGSVLKTREAQAALNARQPRISAPYVGARGHLLVFLSQPIFARDGRYLGYVGGAIHLGENDGSLQALLGDHYYKDGSQLYVVDQNRHRIHHQNPSQIGEVVTGNPAVEAVLRGEEGSRQLLDSKGVDMLAGYAPVASTGWGVVAQRPSAATLAALDGLMLEILLNALLFFVPMLAAIWWLSKLIVRPLRQLAITARHWEFSAAQEQIRQVRAWYFEAEQLKLAMLGGLALLHGKLGRLNQENITDPLTGLVNRRGQQLALERWQAQRRPFAVITLDIDHFKQVNDTYGHDIGDQVLQHVSQLMDSVSRSSDLACRSGGEEFALLLPEASLEAAAQVAERLRGLISHTQSPTGSFVTISAGIAHWPDSATSVPAVLKLADEALYRAKRDGRNRIVVAG; the protein is encoded by the coding sequence ATGCATCACCTCGATCTGCGCCGACTGATCCTGCTGTTGACGATCACCGCCACCCTGCTGACCTTCCTCAACAGCTTTCACGCCAGCTACCAGACCCTGCACCGCCAGCTGATCGCCCAGACCCTGGAGGCCAACCGGGCCTATGCCGCCAAGCTGGCGCACAGCACGGACAACTTCCTCCAGGCCGCGCAGCAGCAGCTCGCCTACAGTGCCGGCCTGCTGCCGGGGGTGCTCGACCGGGAGGAACGCCTCGATGCCGAGGTCGCGCGCCTGAAGGAGCAGACCGGCACCTTCAACGGGATCTTCGTCGTAAACACCGATGGCCGGGTGCTGGCCACCGCGCCGAGCGGCCTGGGGCTGGCCGGCAGCGTGCTGAAGACCCGGGAAGCGCAGGCGGCCCTGAACGCGCGCCAGCCCCGGATCAGCGCGCCCTATGTCGGCGCCCGCGGGCATCTGCTGGTCTTCCTGTCGCAGCCGATCTTCGCCCGGGACGGCCGCTACCTGGGCTATGTCGGCGGCGCCATCCACCTGGGCGAGAACGACGGCAGCCTGCAGGCACTGCTCGGCGACCACTACTACAAGGACGGTTCGCAGCTGTATGTGGTGGACCAGAACCGCCACCGTATCCATCACCAGAATCCGTCGCAGATCGGCGAGGTCGTCACCGGCAATCCGGCGGTCGAGGCCGTGCTCCGCGGCGAGGAGGGCAGCCGGCAGCTGCTCGACTCGAAGGGCGTCGACATGCTCGCCGGCTATGCCCCGGTCGCCAGCACCGGCTGGGGCGTGGTCGCCCAGCGGCCCAGCGCGGCCACGCTGGCGGCGCTGGACGGCCTGATGCTGGAGATCCTGCTCAATGCGCTGCTCTTCTTCGTTCCGATGCTGGCAGCCATCTGGTGGCTGTCGAAGCTGATCGTGCGCCCGCTGCGCCAGCTGGCCATCACCGCCCGGCACTGGGAGTTCTCCGCCGCCCAGGAGCAGATCCGCCAGGTGCGCGCCTGGTATTTCGAGGCCGAGCAGCTCAAGCTCGCCATGCTGGGCGGCCTCGCGCTGCTGCACGGCAAGCTCGGCCGGCTCAACCAGGAGAACATCACCGATCCTCTGACCGGGCTGGTCAACCGACGCGGCCAGCAGCTCGCCCTGGAGCGCTGGCAGGCGCAGCGGCGGCCCTTCGCGGTGATCACCCTGGATATCGACCATTTCAAGCAGGTCAACGACACCTACGGCCACGATATCGGCGACCAGGTGCTGCAGCACGTGAGCCAACTGATGGACAGCGTCTCGCGCAGCAGCGACCTGGCCTGCCGGAGCGGCGGCGAGGAGTTCGCCCTGCTGCTGCCCGAAGCCAGCTTGGAGGCGGCCGCACAGGTCGCCGAACGGCTGCGCGGCCTGATCAGCCACACACAGAGTCCCACCGGCTCCTTCGTCACCATCTCCGCCGGCATCGCCCACTGGCCGGACAGCGCCACTTCCGTGCCGGCGGTGCTCAAGCTGGCCGACGAGGCGCTGTACCGGGCCAAGCGGGACGGCCGCAACCGCATCGTGGTGGCCGGGTAG
- a CDS encoding c-type cytochrome, translated as MKKILIPLLAFGGALALQPALAETGEELYKTKGCTVCHAIDSKLVGPAFKEVAAKYAGQADIADMLAAKIKNGGSGNWGQIPMPPNAVTEEEAKTLAEWVMTHK; from the coding sequence ATGAAGAAGATTCTGATCCCGTTGCTCGCCTTCGGTGGTGCGCTGGCCCTGCAGCCCGCCCTGGCCGAGACCGGCGAGGAGCTGTACAAGACCAAGGGCTGCACGGTTTGTCATGCCATCGACAGCAAGCTGGTCGGCCCCGCCTTCAAGGAGGTCGCCGCCAAGTACGCCGGCCAGGCCGATATCGCCGACATGCTCGCCGCCAAGATCAAGAACGGCGGGTCGGGCAACTGGGGGCAGATCCCCATGCCGCCGAACGCGGTCACCGAGGAAGAGGCCAAGACCCTCGCCGAGTGGGTCATGACCCACAAGTAA
- the treF gene encoding alpha,alpha-trehalase TreF encodes MNGSGLPDPFEKHVAAVSPADPLTPADRYQELFVEVQMNRVFADSKTFVDCAPRLHPERILEAYRSRCRLPGFDLAAFVAEHFRRYEIPPSDFVADPDCTLAQHIDRLWPVLTRRPQEHPPRSSLLPLPHDYVVPGGRFIEQYYWDAYFIMLGLDQSGQSHLLRSMADNFAYLIDTYGHVPNGNRTYYLSRSQPPVFALMIDLFEEKSICRASDYLPQLRKEYAFWMDGADCLRPGECHRRCVRLAGGEVLNRYWDDRDTPREESYLEDVLTARESDRPVHDVYRDLRAGAESGWDYSSRWLGDHSRLSSIRTTAILPVDLNSLLFRLERQIALLSQVWGDAACAEEYRIRAEARRMAIDRYLWSESAGAYLDYDWQLERQRGDLTAAMLTPLFVRLAGPQQARRVADTVRGRLLAPGGLATTEVGDSGQQWDRPNGWAPLQWIGIRGLEEYGQTELAGEIRRRWLRTVGELFERENKLVEKYVLRPGAGHAGGGEYPLQDGFGWTNGVTLKLLQEDPQHAANRCRAGRLGF; translated from the coding sequence ATGAACGGCAGCGGGTTGCCCGATCCCTTCGAGAAGCACGTGGCGGCGGTTTCCCCGGCCGACCCGCTGACCCCGGCGGACCGTTACCAGGAGCTGTTCGTCGAAGTCCAGATGAACCGGGTGTTCGCCGACAGCAAGACCTTCGTCGACTGCGCGCCGCGCCTGCATCCGGAGCGGATTCTGGAGGCCTACCGCAGCCGCTGCAGGCTCCCCGGCTTCGATCTGGCGGCGTTCGTCGCCGAGCATTTTCGCCGCTATGAAATCCCGCCGAGCGATTTCGTCGCCGATCCGGACTGCACGCTGGCGCAGCATATCGACCGGCTCTGGCCGGTGCTGACCCGCCGGCCCCAGGAACATCCGCCGCGTTCCTCGCTGCTGCCGCTGCCCCACGACTACGTGGTGCCGGGCGGACGCTTCATCGAGCAGTACTACTGGGATGCCTACTTCATCATGCTGGGGCTGGACCAGAGCGGCCAGAGCCATCTGCTGCGTTCGATGGCGGACAACTTCGCCTACCTGATCGACACCTACGGACACGTGCCCAACGGCAACCGCACCTACTACCTGAGCCGTTCGCAGCCGCCGGTGTTCGCCCTGATGATCGACCTGTTCGAGGAGAAGAGCATCTGCCGCGCCAGCGATTACCTGCCGCAGCTGCGCAAGGAATACGCCTTCTGGATGGATGGCGCCGACTGCCTGCGTCCGGGCGAGTGCCACCGGCGCTGCGTGCGCTTGGCCGGCGGGGAGGTGCTGAACCGCTACTGGGACGACCGCGACACGCCGCGGGAGGAATCCTACCTGGAGGATGTGCTGACCGCCCGCGAGTCCGACCGGCCGGTCCATGACGTCTACCGCGACCTGCGCGCCGGCGCCGAATCCGGCTGGGATTACAGTTCCCGCTGGCTGGGCGATCACAGCCGGCTGTCCAGCATCCGCACCACGGCGATCCTGCCGGTCGATCTTAACAGCCTGCTGTTCAGGCTCGAGAGGCAGATCGCCCTGCTCAGCCAGGTCTGGGGTGACGCCGCCTGCGCCGAGGAGTACCGCATCCGCGCCGAGGCGCGGCGCATGGCGATCGACAGGTACCTGTGGAGCGAAAGCGCCGGCGCCTACCTGGATTACGACTGGCAGCTGGAACGGCAGCGCGGGGATCTCACCGCCGCCATGCTCACTCCGCTGTTCGTTCGCCTGGCCGGTCCGCAGCAGGCGCGACGGGTGGCCGACACCGTGCGCGGCCGGCTGCTGGCGCCCGGCGGACTGGCCACCACCGAGGTCGGCGACAGCGGCCAGCAGTGGGACCGTCCCAACGGCTGGGCGCCGCTGCAGTGGATCGGCATCCGCGGCCTCGAGGAGTACGGCCAGACCGAACTCGCCGGCGAGATCAGGAGGCGCTGGCTGCGGACCGTTGGCGAGCTGTTCGAGCGGGAGAACAAGCTGGTGGAAAAGTACGTCCTGCGGCCCGGGGCCGGGCATGCCGGGGGCGGCGAGTATCCCTTGCAGGACGGCTTCGGCTGGACCAACGGCGTCACCCTCAAACTGCTGCAGGAGGATCCGCAGCACGCGGCGAACCGCTGCCGGGCGGGGCGTCTGGGGTTCTGA
- a CDS encoding SDR family oxidoreductase, with translation MNSALLHQPDKLAKLLGKIPLRRLGQPQDIAGIAAFLASSDADYITGEALVVDGGLLRQYAEQ, from the coding sequence ATGAACAGCGCCCTGCTGCACCAGCCGGACAAACTCGCCAAGCTGCTCGGCAAGATTCCCCTGCGGCGCCTGGGCCAGCCGCAGGACATCGCCGGCATAGCGGCCTTCCTGGCCTCAAGCGATGCCGACTACATCACCGGCGAGGCCCTGGTGGTCGACGGCGGCCTGCTGCGCCAGTACGCCGAGCAGTGA
- a CDS encoding DUF748 domain-containing protein has protein sequence MKRRYRTPLVILGGLALFLLALHLALPSLVRDYLNDRLATMGDYRGQLDRVELAWWRGAYRIEGLKIVKQEGRIPVPFLEAPGIDLAVSWHALWHERTVVARAVFEQPQLNFVDGDSREDSQSGEGVDWREQLERLLPITLNEVRIEDGRLAFRNFEADPPVNLQATAVNATLHNLTNVGGAGQGRAARLEATAQVLGQAPLETSARFDPFDEWRDFEWRLRITGIELRRLNAFSRAYGRFDFNAGRGDLVLEVEADDFRLDGYVKPLLKDVDVFDWQQDVEKEEKGFLRGLWEALVGGGQTALKNQRKDQFATRIELSGTLEQQDISPLQAFVAILRNAFVQAFTPRFERALEEERD, from the coding sequence ATGAAAAGACGCTACCGCACGCCGCTGGTCATTCTCGGCGGCCTCGCCCTGTTCCTGCTGGCGCTGCACCTGGCCCTGCCTTCTCTGGTACGCGACTACCTGAACGACAGGCTGGCGACCATGGGTGACTACCGCGGCCAGCTCGATCGGGTGGAGCTGGCCTGGTGGCGCGGCGCCTACCGCATCGAGGGGCTGAAGATCGTCAAGCAGGAAGGCCGCATCCCGGTGCCCTTTCTCGAGGCGCCCGGTATCGATCTGGCGGTGAGCTGGCATGCGCTCTGGCACGAGCGCACCGTGGTCGCCCGGGCGGTCTTCGAGCAGCCGCAGCTGAACTTCGTCGACGGCGACAGCCGGGAAGACTCCCAGAGCGGCGAGGGGGTCGACTGGCGCGAGCAACTGGAGCGGCTGCTGCCGATCACCCTGAACGAGGTACGCATCGAGGACGGCCGCCTAGCCTTCCGCAACTTCGAGGCCGATCCGCCGGTGAACCTGCAGGCCACCGCGGTGAACGCCACCCTGCACAACCTGACCAATGTCGGCGGCGCCGGCCAGGGCCGGGCCGCCCGCCTCGAAGCCACCGCCCAGGTGCTCGGCCAGGCGCCGCTGGAGACCAGCGCGCGCTTCGACCCCTTCGACGAGTGGCGCGACTTCGAGTGGCGCCTGCGCATCACCGGCATCGAGCTGCGTCGGCTGAATGCCTTTTCCCGCGCCTACGGGCGCTTCGACTTCAATGCCGGCCGCGGCGACTTGGTACTCGAGGTGGAGGCCGACGATTTCCGCCTCGACGGCTACGTCAAGCCGCTGTTGAAGGACGTCGACGTGTTCGACTGGCAGCAGGACGTGGAAAAGGAGGAGAAGGGCTTTTTGCGCGGCCTCTGGGAGGCGCTGGTCGGCGGCGGGCAGACGGCGCTGAAGAACCAGCGCAAGGACCAGTTCGCCACCCGCATCGAGCTGTCCGGCACCCTCGAGCAGCAGGACATCAGCCCGCTACAGGCCTTCGTGGCCATCCTGCGCAACGCCTTCGTGCAGGCCTTCACCCCGCGCTTCGAGCGGGCGCTGGAGGAGGAGCGGGATTGA
- a CDS encoding alpha/beta hydrolase family protein — protein MATRSESIELLVESERLAGTFLTPDTQMPGLLFVHGWGGSQERDLKRARGIAGLGCVCLTFDMRGHGGTLAQQQGVTREDNLRDLVAAYDLLARHPAIDREAIAVIGSSYGGYLAAILSSLRPVRWLGLRVPALYRDAEWGRPKRELDRQDLQLYRHSPLAPADNRALAACAAFRGDVLIVESESDHLIPHTTIMNYRSAFVRAHSLTHRIIDGADHALSDDLCQQAYTSILVHWVTEMVVKSRVGNIYRD, from the coding sequence ATGGCAACCCGTAGCGAAAGCATCGAACTGCTGGTGGAGAGCGAGCGGCTCGCCGGCACCTTTCTCACCCCGGACACCCAGATGCCGGGCCTGCTGTTCGTGCACGGCTGGGGCGGCAGCCAGGAGCGCGACCTGAAGCGCGCGCGCGGCATCGCCGGCCTCGGCTGCGTCTGCCTGACCTTCGACATGCGCGGCCACGGCGGCACCCTGGCGCAGCAGCAGGGGGTGACGCGGGAGGACAACCTGCGCGATCTGGTCGCCGCCTACGACCTGCTGGCCCGGCATCCGGCCATCGACCGCGAGGCCATCGCGGTGATCGGCAGCAGCTACGGCGGCTACCTGGCGGCGATCCTCAGCTCCCTGCGCCCGGTACGCTGGCTCGGCCTGCGCGTGCCGGCGCTGTACCGGGACGCCGAGTGGGGCCGCCCCAAGCGCGAGCTCGACCGCCAGGATCTGCAGCTGTACCGGCACTCGCCGCTGGCGCCTGCCGACAACCGGGCGCTGGCGGCCTGCGCGGCGTTTCGCGGCGACGTGCTGATCGTCGAGTCGGAGAGCGACCACCTGATCCCGCACACCACCATCATGAACTACCGCAGCGCCTTCGTTCGTGCCCATTCGCTGACCCACCGGATCATCGACGGTGCCGACCACGCGCTGAGCGATGACCTCTGCCAGCAGGCCTACACCTCGATCCTGGTGCACTGGGTGACCGAGATGGTGGTCAAGTCGCGGGTCGGCAACATCTACCGGGACTGA
- a CDS encoding DUF3182 family protein — protein sequence MKTDVEREGRSGSGTVVIYSNRGREALHERAVHLDLGHRLARLQGLEFGGEYDPGTAYPGFLYFVPTGTVIGRQNAQRLGMRSAADLFGGVVPQPFMATKAITHGLLRSGAQAPPGWSRNFARRVADAVLRGFTVFSREEAGEAGRQLLAGGPLRIKPVLATGGRGQCLVEDPAELDRQLAALDEDELGRFGLVLEEQLEEVSTYSVGQVQVGDLLATYCGTQRLTVDNQGEEVYGGSDLLVVAGGFEALLALELDDPVRLAVQQARRYDAAALASFDGFFASRRNYDIARGLDSRGCTRSGVLEQSWRIGGASSAEIAALEAFRAGAQAVRASSLELFGEDKVAPAGACVLFRGEDPELGYMTKCVVITDYGNP from the coding sequence ATGAAGACAGACGTGGAGCGGGAAGGACGGAGCGGCTCCGGCACCGTGGTGATCTACAGCAACCGCGGCCGCGAGGCCCTGCACGAACGGGCCGTGCACCTCGACCTGGGGCACCGGCTGGCGCGGCTGCAGGGGCTGGAGTTCGGCGGCGAGTACGACCCGGGCACCGCCTATCCGGGATTTTTGTACTTCGTGCCCACCGGCACGGTGATCGGCCGGCAGAACGCCCAGCGCCTCGGCATGCGCAGCGCCGCGGACCTGTTCGGCGGGGTGGTGCCGCAGCCCTTCATGGCGACCAAGGCGATCACCCACGGGCTGCTGCGCAGCGGCGCCCAGGCGCCGCCCGGCTGGTCGCGCAACTTCGCCCGGCGGGTGGCGGACGCGGTGCTGCGCGGCTTCACCGTGTTCAGCCGGGAAGAGGCCGGCGAGGCCGGCCGCCAGCTGCTGGCCGGGGGGCCGCTGCGGATCAAGCCGGTGCTGGCCACCGGCGGCCGCGGGCAGTGCCTGGTCGAGGACCCGGCCGAACTGGACCGGCAGCTGGCGGCGCTGGACGAGGATGAACTGGGCCGCTTCGGCCTGGTGCTGGAGGAACAGCTGGAGGAGGTGTCGACCTACAGCGTCGGCCAGGTGCAGGTCGGCGACCTGCTGGCGACCTACTGCGGCACCCAGCGGCTGACCGTCGACAACCAGGGCGAGGAGGTCTACGGCGGCTCGGATCTGCTGGTGGTGGCCGGCGGCTTCGAGGCGCTGCTCGCCCTCGAGCTGGACGACCCGGTCCGCCTGGCCGTGCAGCAGGCGCGGCGCTACGACGCCGCCGCCCTGGCCAGCTTCGACGGCTTCTTCGCCTCGCGACGCAATTACGACATCGCCCGCGGCCTGGACAGCCGGGGATGCACCCGCTCCGGGGTGCTCGAGCAGTCCTGGCGCATCGGCGGCGCCAGCAGCGCGGAGATCGCCGCGCTGGAGGCGTTCCGTGCCGGCGCGCAGGCGGTGCGGGCGTCCTCCCTGGAGCTGTTCGGCGAGGACAAGGTCGCGCCCGCCGGGGCCTGTGTACTGTTCCGCGGCGAAGACCCGGAACTCGGCTACATGACCAAATGCGTGGTGATAACGGACTATGGCAACCCGTAG
- a CDS encoding hemerythrin domain-containing protein, translating into MNAVELLKHDHETVKQLFERLCKTTERGVKTREELMRHLHEELMAHTRLEEEIFYPAFRAASGKEGEVLFHEATEEHRAVEALILPDLEKTDPSSAEFAGRVKVLKDVVEHHIEEEEQEMLPKASELLGEDRLEELGAQMESRKKELRKQLSGERAA; encoded by the coding sequence ATGAACGCTGTCGAACTGCTGAAGCACGATCACGAGACGGTCAAGCAACTCTTCGAGCGCCTGTGCAAAACCACCGAGCGCGGAGTCAAGACGCGCGAGGAGCTGATGCGCCACCTGCACGAGGAGCTGATGGCCCACACCCGGCTCGAGGAGGAGATCTTCTACCCGGCCTTCAGGGCGGCGAGCGGCAAGGAAGGCGAGGTCCTGTTCCACGAGGCGACCGAGGAGCACCGCGCGGTGGAGGCGCTGATCCTGCCCGACCTGGAGAAGACCGATCCGTCCAGCGCCGAATTCGCCGGCCGGGTGAAGGTGCTCAAGGACGTGGTCGAGCACCATATCGAGGAGGAAGAGCAGGAGATGCTGCCCAAGGCCAGCGAGCTGCTGGGCGAGGATCGCCTCGAGGAGCTGGGCGCGCAGATGGAGAGCCGCAAGAAGGAACTCAGGAAACAACTGTCCGGGGAACGCGCCGCCTGA
- a CDS encoding MgtC/SapB family protein yields the protein MTAWDVFVATLAQEFSDLSELEQTIRVGLRLLLAVLLGGLLGFEREHHGHAAGVRTHMLVALGAALFVLIPEQDGAHNDALSRVIQGIVAGIGFLCAGTILKSRDLTHVKGLTTSAGLWLTTAIGVAVGLGHQATAVLGTLLGLFTLNVVSWLINRLEKDRNRA from the coding sequence GTGACTGCATGGGACGTATTCGTGGCGACCTTGGCCCAGGAGTTCTCCGATCTGTCCGAGCTGGAGCAGACCATCCGGGTCGGCCTGCGCCTGCTCCTGGCCGTCCTGCTCGGCGGTCTGCTGGGTTTCGAGCGCGAGCATCACGGTCATGCCGCCGGCGTGCGCACGCACATGCTGGTGGCCCTGGGCGCCGCGCTGTTCGTGCTGATCCCGGAGCAGGACGGCGCCCATAACGACGCCCTGAGCCGGGTGATCCAGGGCATCGTGGCCGGCATCGGTTTCCTCTGCGCCGGCACCATCCTGAAGAGCCGCGACCTGACCCACGTGAAGGGCCTGACCACCTCGGCCGGCCTCTGGCTCACCACCGCCATCGGCGTGGCGGTCGGTCTCGGCCACCAGGCCACGGCGGTGCTCGGCACCCTGCTGGGCCTGTTCACCCTGAACGTCGTGTCCTGGCTGATCAACCGCCTGGAGAAGGACCGCAACAGGGCATAG